A segment of the Lolium perenne isolate Kyuss_39 chromosome 3, Kyuss_2.0, whole genome shotgun sequence genome:
AACATAATAACTGCAAGAATGGTTCTCTAAAGGCAATGCCTCTAGGAAGGGAAAACGTGCACGACCAGCTTTTTGATGCTATATGCAACCGTGGTAGACTAGATCATGGGTTTTCACCTAAAGTACAATTAAACTCCAAGAAATGCCTTGCATAGTGGACTTTTAGCCCAAAGATCAAAACCATAAACATGATTAGCATCACAAAAATAAAGTTAGATTGTGTTGCCGCCTCCGCTCTTCAAATAATTTGTTGCCGCAAAAACATAGAATATTAATGCATGGTGAAGAGCCAATGCATAAGTGCATGGTCCTAACTTGAGTATGTCCACATAGCTGATAACCATGCCTACGCATGCAAGTTGTTGAGTCGCGCCAAGAGGCGCGTGCCATACAAGGTGTCAAACGCTAATCGACCATATTCACACATAAAACATAGACCATTCGATAATAAAGGACACATGCACCGCCAAAATCCAATTTTTTTGGAATCTTGAGCAGCCTCACACCATACTCAGAAGTCGAAGCCAGTGGTAGATATGCACAATACAAATCCACCACACTTCTCTATTTCTCCATGACATGGTCTCATTGAAAGGACCTAGATGTCTCCTACATGGATTTGAATAGGCTATCTATATGTTTATTTTACAAAATTGGCTTGAATAAATGCGGAAATAAACTAGTCGTTTTATTTatcaagcacaaaacctaaataATCTAGGATCAACTAAATGCACCAAAAGCTTAAGCTAAAAAAGATGTAAACAACTATTTGATAGCAATCTATAGTATGATAAATAACTTCAAGCACAATGTCCATCATAAGGTAAATACATAAGTAGAAGAGTTTGGATATAGATATGGCTGAGGCAGGGAGACGAAGATATATCCCGATGTTAACTTCTCAAAGCAAGCTACTCACTATTGGAGAGGTGCGGAAATAGGTTGCTACCCTAgctccacaaaggcctcaccttgATGTGTGGTGCATACTTCCTTGAGCTCCACAAAGGCTTTACCCAATACGCGGAGGAAAAACATCGATGCCACGGACCTCATATTATTCTTCTCAATCGATTCCATCAAGGACAATGCCTCCTTCCACTATTTGTATCCTTGAAGACGAACACCAAACCTTTACAAATTTGTTGGAACAATTCCACAACTTAACTGGAGGATCCTGAATTTTCTAGAAGCTCTCTCCATCAAAGCTCAACTATGTGAGAAACACCAaccatctagggttccaagaaccgaaTAGTAACAAGTTCCCCAACTTTCACTGAAACAAATACTCATGGAAAACTCAAAACAATGCAACAAATTCAAGGCTCCACtctaaaatccaaaaaaaaaatctgGAGAAATTGGAGAGAAAGAACAAACGAGGAATTCAATAAATTACTCAAAAGTCTAAACCCAAAGGCCTACCTTCAGATAGAATACAAATCAATTGGTGAAAACGTAGATATGTTCCCTCTTTCCCCACAAGAAGGTGCACGAATCATAGATGGGGCAGAGAGAAATCGAAGCTTTAGAGGAACAACAGTGGAGGTGGAAAATGTGCTCAGAAGCTAGATCCCGATTAGGCCGGAACTTCCAACCACCGCGCGGAAAACAACTAGTTTCAATTGGATTCGGGCAATACTATAAAGCCACTTCTTCCCCGTGAGGAAGGGAACGACTTTAACCTCTCTCCTACACTGTCCCTTGAGCTCTTCGATATCTCCCTATATAGTGCTCCAATCTTGTCGATACTTTAGGGTAAGATAGAGGAGATTTAGATCTACCATCTCACAAAAGGAATTTGATCCCCCTGGCTATACATTGTGGATCTTGTTACTCTTGTATGTCTAGGCACCCTAAATTGAAGAGGCTATCGTGGAGCTTAGCCATGGTGGCGTTGATCTTTGTGGCATTTTTTGGagtctccaattaagttgtgaagATCCCCACCATGTTGTTTCTAAAGGTTCAATTGCCTCCTCCAAGGGCGCCACTTAGGGCTATTTCATTGGGCTCCGTTTTGGCTTATAGGCCACAAAGGCTTTGTCTATTTTTCTTTTGGATTTCGGCTTATAAGCTACAAAGGCGCTGTCTTTTTTGCTATCAAATGGGTGTTGTTGCATGATGGTATAAGCCAAAATCCAAAATCAAAACCACCTATTTAGATGCTTTTGTAGCTTAGCCAAAAGGCAGACATAAGCTTAACCAAACATTATCATAATGGATCAATCCACACTTTGCATTGTgtgaaggctcgaggagaatacatcGAGCCATTGTGACTATTGGTAGTCATTATGTCACCACATCACTACAACATACACTAGCACCTCCAAAGGCATGAACTTCATGGTATATCCTCAACTCCATCACGTGGTTATTTTCAACCCTTTTAATTATTTCTATCTAGCTTATTACCTTGGTTATCTTGTGTAGCTAGAATGTGTCTTGGTATAGGCTGATCACATCTAGTTGGGTAATCTAAAGGACATGTATCCTTGTTAATCCCTAATTTGGTAAACAAAAGATTAAATTTGTAGTCGCTTATTCAACCTCTCTAGTCATCCTTTTCGATCCTTTCAATGTTGTCATCTTTGATTTTCCTTGTATATATAAAAAGCTTAGAAAGTTAGAAGGTCGGTTGGAGCAGAGTAGACATCGGTGTGTTTCGGTTTTTGCCATTCTCCTATCTCTGCTCCAATCATGCCATGGATGTCACCTCTTTTCGATAAAGACCGTGTACATGACCTGCAAGGCTGATAATCACACTCGGAGAGCGAAACACTACTGTATAACCGACGATGATAGCGCAAGGACGCGACAATGCAGGAGATGCCAAGGCTACAGGTAAAGCCATGTCCGGCCAAGACAGACTAGCACGACAGCCTGGGCCTTCTAATAAGCTTGTCTACGCCTAACTTCCTTCTCTTTGAAGCTCAACCTTTGCCGTCGTGTCGTGCCCGCTGATTTCGTTTGCCTCTCACCTCGGCGTCGTGTAGGCCAAAAGAGATACAAATATGCTACAGTACATGTAACCTCGATCAGCGAGCTGCAAATACCATTGTATTGAAGCTCGCACTGTAAATTGATTGTTTTGGGGGGAGTTTCTTTGCTCCCGGCACAACATGAGAATACCCAATCCAGAACAAATGGAAAGATGGGAGAACATCAGTAAGAAAAGGGAGGGGAGGGGAAAACAATACATTTACCTGCAAGAATGAAGGCTGTGAGAGGGAGGGGAAATACAATTCATCcgacaaaacaatggcaaaaaggaaaagaaaggcaaaaaaaaaaaattaggcaAAGAACAGACATACGGGCACCACGGAACTATGCAATGTAATCTTTACCCTGGCCGGCGTCACGGCGTCGGGACGGCCGGAGGCGTGCCTCTCGACCTTTCCTCCTCCGAAGTTCCCCCACGAGCGCTCTCCTCGGTTGTCGTCTGGCCGTGGCCGCTGCCGATCTCCTCGATCATCCTGACAACGTCGGGGGCGTCCGGCCGCGCGTCCGGCACAGTGGCCACGCACGCCATAGCCACCTGCAGCAGCGCCACCATCTCCTCCTCGGCGCTCGCGCCGAGTCGCACCAGCTCGACGTCGAACACCTCCGCCGTCCACTCCTCGCGCACCACGGACTGCACCCACCGCGGGAGGTCCAGCGTGCCGTCGCCCTCGAGGGACGCGTGCGTCGGGGACTTGCCGGTGAGAAGCTCCAGCAGGAGCACGCCCAGGGAGTACACGTCGGCCTTGAACGTGGGCCGGCGCGAGTCCACCATCTCTGGCGCGCGGTAGCCACCCGACCCGACGCGGGTGGTCGTGGAGGCGAAGATCGGGTGGAGGCAGAAGTCGGACAGCGCGGCGGCGTCGTAGTCCGGCCGGAGGAGCACGTTGGAGGACTTGACGTTGCCGTGCGCGAGGTTGTGCGCGGAGTGCAGGTGCGCGAGCCCGCGAGAGGCCGACAGCGCCGACCGCATGCGGGCGTCCCAGTCCATCGGTGTCCGGCCGGAACCCCGGCTCCCTGCATGCAAATTCCCCGGTGAGAAATCTTGGACAGTGGCACTAGCAAACATGCAACGTAATTTCAAAaaacaaacaaacatgcaacgtAGTATTACTCCGGATTAAAAATGCAAGAATCATCACGGCATATCATGGTGTATAAGACATGAACTAGCAACCTAAACTAATGCTTCTACATAATTGCTGCTAATCTAATGAAATCTACAACATCACAATCATGCAAGATCAAAGAACCATTCGTCTTTGTTTTATAAAAAGGGAACATTCAGAAAGACGACTCAATCATCTTGAAGCAATGCTTCTATATATTTGTTTTAAAGAAATGCTTCTACAGTATATACTTGCTGCCAATCTAAAGAAACCTACAGCGTCACAATCATGCAAGATCAAAGAATCATTCATCTTTCTTTTATAAAAGTGGAACATTCGGAAGAAAGAAGACTCAATCATCTGGAACAGCTTCATAATGAGGTTGGTCACAGTGTCTTCCGAATTGACGACGCACAGTTGTACACAGAAGTATTTTTCAAGCAAAATGTGGCAACTTGCATAGGGAGAACTTATTGCAGGCCGCAACTTATTTTAAGAGGACGACACATCTCCGTTGGTCAAGCACGGTTGGACAGCAACAGCACGCACCAAAGCAATCAATCAGTTGCCATAGTAGGTTAATCAAGTAGTAGGACCGAAATTAAGTTCATGAGAGACTACTCCTAAGTCCTAAATACCAATAGATCATAGTACAACAAGTACATATATTTATTAGGGAACTAAATAAGCGTATCTTGTGGATATATCCTAGTAGAATAGTACAGTACTAATACTTGACAGACACACCGGATTAGTAGGTAAGAAACATCGTTACTGATCATACTTCGACACGAACAATCGATCAGTTGCTTCATTTGAGAAAACAGAACCAAACAATGCCGTCAACATGCAGTAGGCTTCATGTTAACAGACGAACAGAACTGTTGAGCAAGGGAGCACTTATAACCATTTTCTATGAGGAGTGTCCTAATGCGAGATTGTGTTGTTTGGCAAGTAGCGGAGATCAATGATCAGCAGTGCGTTTCTGCTAAGCTGCCATGCGGTGTCAGATAATAGTACACATATGTGGATGGCAGCTTGACTGGTGCCATGGACCCATATATATTTGCTAGAGCTGGTGGAGACCAGCCAAGGACTTGCAGATTTGCCACTTGCCGCGGCAGGAAATGAGGCAAGTCAAAACCTCATTCTATCGAAATTGACATTTGGGAACATTCGTGACACTCAAAGACTCAAAGTCAAAACCTGATTCTATTGAAATTTGACCTCTGCGAACGCTTTCGAGATTCTAAATTTAAGAGTGGACATCAAGTTTGCTGCAGCAGCTTCTAGGGCTATAAACAAGGGAGGAGGCACATGTACTGTGTAAAATggtaagcaagtgctgatttatgGTGCGCCATGATGGACAACGTGCAACCACCTGACTGTTCATTCGactctcatcatcatcatcagtccCTTTCGTGGCGGTTGATGCTTTGATCGCAAGCAATTAAGATGGCCgcgaggggcgacgaggcacagACACGGCGTGAATGCCTGCCGTCTTGCTCCAGCGGCATGCACATCAGCTGCCTGAACTACACCGTCTACCGTGACGGCGCCATGAGTGAGCTGCATGCGCAGCCGGGCAAGAGCCCTTTTGGGCAGGAACCGGATCATGGCGAGGCGAGCTGGTCCGCCCCACTCACCCGCTCGCAGCCCCACCCCCGGATCATATATTATTCTACTCGGAGGCAGTTAGCCAGCCTTGCCTCAATTTTGCATGTTGCCAGGAAGTTGGATACTACACCGTATGTATGAATAGCAGGCTACgaaaatttcatttttttttaagcTTGATCTACAaaaaacaagcagcaataggagAAGCAGAGAACTCGGCCCCCGCGTCGCTCCTCCTGGAGCGGCTCGGGCGGAGCCCCAAACCAGCACCGCCTAACCGCCCCCTCCCCCTGGTtcctcccccgccgccgctggtggatgccgccgggcaaagcccgtgcgGTGGCCGGTGGCGGCGGGTCTTCTCCGCGCAGCGACGATGCAAGTCCAAGCGGGCGTCGGTGCGGGCGTTCGTTGGTGCGGGTGTTGCCGGCCGCGCCCAAGCGGGCGTCGGTGCGGGCGAGGCCGACCGCGGCCAAGCGGCCGCCGGGTGCGGTGAGGCCGGCCGCGCTCACGCCGGCGGCGGTGCGGTTGGGCGCCGGGGCGGCGACCCCGGGCTCCGGTGGCGGTGGCCGGCGTTTGAAGGATGCCGCTCGGCGTGGACGGCGTCGGCGCCGGTGCGAGCGGCCTCGCCCAAGCGGGCGTCGGTGGTGGAAGTGAGAAGGGACGCGGCGGCTCGGGCCGATGGAGGTCGGCGGCTGCGGCGATCTGCGTGCTGCTTTGCGCCCGGCCACGCGGGCCCGATTGGGCCGGATCTGGGCAGCCCGGGCCGCGGCCTTTCCGTGGTGGCGCGATGCTCTGCTCCGGCTGCTTCCAGTCATGGTGGAGCGGATGGCCAAGCGGTCCTTGCTCCAGATCTGGGGCCTGGCGGCTGAGGCTGTTTGCAGGCTACCTGGCTGACGGCTGGAAGTAGGTGCGGTGCACATAGGCTCCTGGTTGCCGGCGGGGGTGCTGGTCATGAAGGCGTCTTTTTGATGGTGCTCCGGCGAGGTATGTGGAGCGGTTGGGTGTGACTGAGGTGTGCCGGGAACTCAGGTTCCGGCAAGATGCGCGATTCTCCGGATGAAAATCTTGCTCGACTTCCGTCGGTGCTGGTGACGACGTCACTATTGGGTGTCGTTCGCCTTGTTGAAGGCGTCACTGTGGAGATCGTGCACCTCTCCCACTCTTGGTTCTTGTCTTTGGGTGAAAACCTAAATTCGCTTGTCGGATTGGCGATGGCGGCATCCTCGATGTCGCGACTTCGTTGGAAGCATCGTTTTGGAGACTTAGTACTGATGGGAGCACCTGGACTGCGGTCAAGCGGTTGGCCGGGCACTATCAAAGGCGGACGTTCTTGGAGTCTGTGGTGATCGTGTGGTTGCCTCGTGGTGGCGATAGCAAAAGCACTCTCGACATGCAGACGGCGTCAGACGAGTCCTGTTTTCCGCCCTCTCAAGACCGGAGCGGCACATGCCGCCTCCCTTCGGTTATGTCTTCTCTCTCTGGTGTTGTTGAAGCCGACGAACAAGCTCGTGGCAATTGTGATCGATGCGACATGTTTGGAGTGACCTTGGTGTTGTTGCAATGAAGTCGAAGTCGTCCCATCGTAAGCACGATGGATGATGTTCGCTGACGCTGCTTGCCCCGGTGGTGTGCTTTTCTGTTCGTTTCGCTCCTAGCCTTCCTGGCGTCCTTTATGTCTAGCGGTGCTTTTGTTGATGTAAAGGTTTTCGCTCGGTTTTCCTTAAATAAACTGAGCAGTTTTTGGTCTCTGTACCTTTTTCTTCTAATGCAATGAACACAGCAGCTCTCCTGctgttattcaaaaaaaaaaaaaaaaaaattcatttttGATCTTAGATGCATATGGTCCATTTGACAAAAAAATATATTCTAAATGtgtattttttttgaaaaaataatTCCCGATTACATGTTCTCATTCTAAGTGTGCACGTAAAATTTCATGAAAATCGACAAATTACATTTAAAAAAATATATGCAGCTGCTTCCGCTGTGGATTGTGGTATGCGCACTGGTACTAGCTTGATTGTGCGTTTGTGGGAGCTGCCATGCCACAGTATTGACTTTGGTTGATGTGGGGGCGTGGGGCAACATTTGGGGCTCGGCACATGGCAGGATTTTACACTGAGTCACTCACTCGCACGCTCAGGCCAGCAGGCGGTGCGCGGCTGTACCTGTGCACCTCACTTGCGTTGGTGGGAGCATTTGCGCGCCGCTTTTACGCGGAGCAGTGCACGCGGGTACACACTAGTAGCATTGGACATTTCCCCTTTCAAAACTGTGAGAGGGCCCCCCAATGGAGTATTCTCTCGTCACTCTCACTACCGATACCAAATGCACAGTGGTACCAGTACAGTACTAGTATGTGATAATGGCGGATATGGCGCCGAGGCGTACAGAAACACCACCCGAGGCTTGTTTCGCGCCACTACTTGCATATACTACGTATTCATGAATGTACTACCCTCAGTCTTCCAGACGCCCTTGGAAGTGGGAAAAAAAATACAATCCACGATGCCGCTCAAGCCATGGCACGCACGGAGCCAGCGTGGGCAGCGAGGACCATCGTCGCTTTACAGCCAGAACCTCGCAGCCATCGCACCCGTCCCGACCACCACACTTGGCGCATCAGATAACAAAAGCGAAAAGGGCTCGCCAGAAAACAATGATAATACAGCAAAAGAAACAGCAGCGCCCGCGGAAAAGaaatgaaaagaaaaagagagagcaGGGGAAAAGCGCGCGAGAGAGCTAGAACCACCGCCCCCGCCATTTTttgcaaagaaaaaaaaaaccccACCGCCCGCCGTGAGTCCACATCATCACCTAGTATGCCGGCCGTCACATCGAATTCTTTCCTTTTCCGCGATGGGGAAAGGAATTTCGGGGAGTTAATAATCGCCGCGCATCTGCCATTCGATCTACACCTACTTCCTGATAGCAATCCACCATCAATGCCGTGACAATTCCGGCAGAATCTGCACGGCACGGCGGTTACTCGCGGATGGATTTCTTGCGCCATGTCGGCGTGAATTTCGGAATGCGGCCGAGGTTCGACGATCCCGAGGATGCCTGACAATGCCTGCCTGAGTCTTCGGTTAGTCGGCAACGCCGCAATTCGGGGAGGTCGAATCCCAGCCAGGAAGCAACTAGCCAGCATTGAACTAGTGCGACGGAgaaggcgacggcgacggcgacaatCAAGCTCTACGGTCGACAGCGGCGGCGTGACAACGAAAGAACCAACGAAAGAAAAAATGGCGGGGATGCTGACGTAGTACCGTGGAGCATGGCGGAGAGGCTGCCGTTGGGGAGGTAGTCGTAGACGAGCAGCTTCTCGTCCTTTGAGAAGTAGTAGGCGCGGACGGGGAGCAGGTTGCGGTGCTCCACCCGGCCCAGCGCCTCCATGTGCGCGTCGAACTCGCGCCGCGCCACCGCCACGTCCTTGAGCCGCTTCACCACCACCGTCGTCCCCTCCTCCAGCACCGCCTTGTACGACGTCCCCACGCTGCCCTTGCCCAGCACCTCCGCCGACGCGCGGAGCAGGTCCTCCAGGTCGAAGCTGTAGCCCGCGCCCTTCCCCAGGAATACCAGCCGGCTCGCCTCCCCCGTGCCGGCGCCGGCTGCcaccgccgccgcggccgccgacCCGGACGTGCCggtgccgccgccaccgcctcccATGTCGTCTTTCGAAGACGACGTCGTCATGCCGGTCTCAGGGGGGGCCACGCCTCGCGtctgccccgccgccgccgccgccttcggtCCTTGGCGGGCGCCGCTCTGCTGCCGGGATTTCTTCGCGCAGAAGACGATGAGGGCCAGCAGGAGCAGCGCCGCCAGCACGGCGCCCACCACGATGCCGGCGATTGCCAAGCCGGAGAGCTTTTTCTTGCCGGACGCCGCCCCGGGCACGTCGCTGGGGCTCATCCCGGGCGCcggcgacggggaggggaagaagGGGCTGCATGGCGGCAGCGGGCTGCCGCAGAGCTGGAGGTTCCCCGCGAAGGCGTCCTCCGGGAACCGCGCCAGGCTCTGCGGGATGGAGCCGTTGAGCGCGTTGTCGGAGACGTTGAAGGCGGCGAGGCCCGGGATGCTGATGCTGGGGATCTTGCCGGAGAGGCGGTTGCCCTCCAGCCGCAGGGACCGCAGCGAGGTGAGGTTGTTGAGCGCGAAGGGGATGGGGCCCGACAGGTTGTTGTGGGCGAGGACCAGCCGCTCCAGCGCGCCCAGCCGGCCGACCCCCGCCGGGATGGCGCCGGAGAGGGCGTTGTTCTGCAGGAAGACGGCGCGGAGCGCGGAGAGCTGGAGCAGGTCGTCGGGGATGGTGCCCGTGATGCGGTTGGA
Coding sequences within it:
- the LOC127342887 gene encoding probable inactive receptor kinase At2g26730, with protein sequence MSVAASAAALLLALAASLALLASAEPPASERSALLAFLTATPHERKLGWNTSTPACRWVGVTCDAAGSTVVALRLPGIGLLGAIPPATIGRLPNLQVLSLRSNRITGTIPDDLLQLSALRAVFLQNNALSGAIPAGVGRLGALERLVLAHNNLSGPIPFALNNLTSLRSLRLEGNRLSGKIPSISIPGLAAFNVSDNALNGSIPQSLARFPEDAFAGNLQLCGSPLPPCSPFFPSPSPAPGMSPSDVPGAASGKKKLSGLAIAGIVVGAVLAALLLLALIVFCAKKSRQQSGARQGPKAAAAAGQTRGVAPPETGMTTSSSKDDMGGGGGGTGTSGSAAAAAVAAGAGTGEASRLVFLGKGAGYSFDLEDLLRASAEVLGKGSVGTSYKAVLEEGTTVVVKRLKDVAVARREFDAHMEALGRVEHRNLLPVRAYYFSKDEKLLVYDYLPNGSLSAMLHGSRGSGRTPMDWDARMRSALSASRGLAHLHSAHNLAHGNVKSSNVLLRPDYDAAALSDFCLHPIFASTTTRVGSGGYRAPEMVDSRRPTFKADVYSLGVLLLELLTGKSPTHASLEGDGTLDLPRWVQSVVREEWTAEVFDVELVRLGASAEEEMVALLQVAMACVATVPDARPDAPDVVRMIEEIGSGHGQTTTEESARGGTSEEERSRGTPPAVPTP